From Apium graveolens cultivar Ventura chromosome 9, ASM990537v1, whole genome shotgun sequence, the proteins below share one genomic window:
- the LOC141682759 gene encoding UDP-glycosyltransferase 73C6-like has protein sequence MGSQSQQVHFVMIPLLCPGHLIPMIDMAKLLAQRDVIVTIVTTPRNSVRFGAALNRAILSGLPIRLLEVRFPSAEAGLPEGCESVDELPSYSLNVNFFSATNMLQEPVEKILGEVIPRPSCILSDKHVFWTAKTAEMFQIPWIIFDGMSCFTQLCTEMLSTSKVYESVSDSESFIVPGLPDPIEFTKPQLPGLFNPGSVPNRVNVIRQQIRATEVGAYGVVINSFEELEKSYFEEFKKLKRGKVWCVGPLSLCNKDSLDKAQRGNNVINDQDKCLNWLDIQKPGSVIYACLGSLSSLARGQLIELALGLEASKHPFVWAVRAGSKQEEIERWIVEDGFEKRIGGRGLLIRGWAPQVLILSHFAIGGFLTHCGWNSTIEGICAGVPLITWPLFAEQFFNEKLLVQVVETGVSVGSKNAVQLGEEEKAGVNVKIEDVKRAINCIMSEGEEGENRRRRAREYGEKAAKAIEEGGSSHLNMTLLVDDILKQTNDHRLKS, from the coding sequence ATGGGTTCACAGTCACAGCAGGTTCACTTTGTTATGATCCCCTTACTGTGTCCAGGACACCTTATTCCAATGATAGACATGGCGAAACTGCTGGCACAACGCGATGTCATTGTCACAATAGTCACCACGCCTCGTAATTCAGTCCGTTTTGGTGCAGCCTTAAATCGGGCTATTTTATCCGGGCTACCTATTCGCCTTCTTGAAGTCCGATTCCCATCTGCGGAAGCTGGTTTGCCCGAGGGATGTGAAAGCGTTGATGAACTGCCGTCGTATAGCTTGAATGTGAACTTTTTCTCCGCTACAAATATGTTACAGGAGCCTGTGGAAAAAATTCTTGGAGAGGTAATACCTCGTCCAAGCTGCATTTTGTCTGATAAGCACGTGTTCTGGACAGCGAAAACTGCAGAAATGTTTCAGATTCCGTGGATTATTTTTGATGGAATGAGTTGTTTCACACAGTTATGCACAGAAATGCTGTCAACTTCAAAAGTGTATGAGAGTGTTTCCGACTCAGAGTCGTTTATCGTTCCCGGTTTACCCGATCCTATTGAATTTACCAAACCCCAGTTGCCTGGTCTATTCAATCCTGGTTCTGTTCCCAATCGTGTGAACGTTATTCGCCAACAAATAAGAGCAACTGAAGTAGGAGCATATGGGGTTGTAATTAACAGCTTTGAGGAGTTGGAAAAAAGTTATTTTGAGGAGTTTAAGAAGTTAAAAAGAGGCAAAGTTTGGTGTGTTGGCCCTTTATCTTTATGCAACAAAGATAGCTTAGATAAGGCCCAAAGAGGAAACAATGTCATCAATGATCAAGACAAATGTTTGAATTGGCTTGATATCCAGAAACCTGGCTCTGTTATCTATGCATGTCTCGGAAGCCTAAGTAGTCTTGCACGTGGACAGCTGATAGAGCTTGCTTTAGGCTTGGAGGCATCAAAACATCCATTCGTATGGGCAGTAAGGGCTGGAAGTAAACAAGAAGAGATAGAGAGATGGATAGTAGAAGATGGATTTGAGAAAAGAATAGGAGGGAGAGGCCTTTTGATCCGTGGTTGGGCGCCACAAGTTCTAATTTTGTCACACTTTGCAATTGGAGGATTTTTGACCCACTGTGGTTGGAATTCGACGATTGAAGGAATTTGTGCTGGAGTTCCACTAATTACATGGCCATTGTTCGCGGAGCAGTTTTTTAATGAAAAGTTATTAGTGCAAGTAGTAGAGACTGGTGTGAGTGTTGGGAGTAAGAATGCTGTTCAGTTGGGCGAGGAAGAGAAGGCTGGAGTGAATGTAAAGATAGAAGATGTTAAAAGAGCTATCAATTGCATAATGTCTGAGGGAGAAGAAGGGGAAAATAGAAGAAGAAGAGCTAGGGAGTATGGAGAGAAGGCAGCTAAGGCCATTGAAGAAGGAGGCTCTTCTCACTTAAATATGACACTGCTAGTTGATGACATTCTGAAACAAACAAATGATCATAGGCTAAAGAGCTAA